In the Arthrobacter sp. 31Y genome, one interval contains:
- the kynU gene encoding kynureninase produces MTTTQQTQKPTSAELDAADPLAAQRDAFHTPDADQLVSYLDGNSLGRPLKVTSGHLASFVHDAWGSRLIRGWDEQWMDEPTTVGDRIGEVALGAAPGQTTVGDSTSVMLYKMIRAAVDAQPDRDEIIIDRDNFPTDRFIIEGIAKERGASIKWIAANPASGVSAEDLDGLLGERTAVVVLSHVAYRSGFLADAKGITAKVHQAGALMLWDLCHSVGSVPMELDEWGVDLAVGCTYKYLNGGPGSPAFAYVNASQQARLQQPIWGWMGADNPFGMTESYKPAQGIRRFITGTPPVLAMQPMKDMLELIASVGMDAVREKSIKLTEYAIALSEQHLVPLGAEIVSPRNPAERGSHITVDHPVFADVTSKLWEKGVIPDFRPPHGLRIGLSPLSTSYAEVELGVTAIRDALSELL; encoded by the coding sequence ATGACCACAACACAACAGACCCAAAAGCCGACGTCGGCCGAGTTGGACGCCGCTGATCCCCTCGCCGCCCAACGCGATGCTTTCCACACGCCCGACGCTGATCAACTCGTCTCATATTTGGATGGCAACTCTCTTGGCCGCCCGCTGAAGGTCACCTCCGGGCATCTGGCCTCATTCGTCCACGACGCCTGGGGCAGCCGCCTCATCCGCGGGTGGGACGAGCAATGGATGGACGAGCCCACCACGGTGGGAGACCGCATCGGTGAAGTGGCCCTGGGGGCCGCTCCGGGACAGACCACAGTGGGTGACTCCACCTCGGTGATGCTCTACAAGATGATCCGCGCAGCCGTGGATGCCCAGCCGGATCGCGACGAAATCATCATTGACCGCGACAACTTCCCCACGGACCGGTTCATCATCGAGGGCATCGCCAAGGAGCGCGGTGCCAGCATCAAGTGGATCGCCGCGAACCCTGCCAGCGGTGTAAGTGCCGAAGACCTGGATGGACTGCTGGGTGAGCGGACGGCCGTGGTGGTCCTCAGCCATGTGGCCTACCGCTCCGGGTTTCTGGCCGACGCCAAAGGAATTACAGCCAAGGTGCACCAGGCTGGCGCACTGATGCTGTGGGACCTGTGCCATTCCGTGGGTTCAGTGCCCATGGAACTTGACGAGTGGGGCGTGGACCTCGCAGTTGGCTGCACCTACAAATACCTCAACGGCGGGCCTGGCTCGCCCGCTTTCGCTTACGTCAACGCCTCGCAGCAGGCTCGTTTGCAGCAGCCCATTTGGGGTTGGATGGGTGCGGACAACCCGTTCGGAATGACGGAGTCGTACAAGCCCGCGCAAGGCATCCGCAGGTTCATCACCGGAACACCTCCGGTGCTGGCCATGCAGCCAATGAAGGACATGCTGGAATTGATCGCGTCAGTGGGAATGGATGCCGTGCGCGAGAAGTCCATCAAGCTCACCGAATACGCGATCGCCCTGTCCGAGCAGCACCTGGTGCCCCTCGGCGCGGAAATCGTGAGTCCCCGGAATCCTGCCGAGCGCGGCTCACACATCACCGTGGACCACCCGGTCTTTGCTGACGTCACGTCCAAGCTCTGGGAAAAGGGTGTCATCCCGGACTTCCGTCCCCCGCACGGCCTTCGCATTGGCCTGTCACCACTTAGCACTAGCTATGCCGAGGTTGAGTTGGGAGTCACAGCCATCCGCGACGCCCTCTCGGAACTACTGTGA
- a CDS encoding dihydrofolate reductase family protein has protein sequence MSIFQYYVASTIDGFIASPDDDLGWLLQFDQAEGVNESIESFMAGVGCIAMGGDTYRWLMEHEPGAWPYPDTPCWVFTHHEYSAPAGSDITFVRGDVREFAPDLLKDAGDKNVWLVGGGHLVAQFANAGLLHEMIVTIIPVVLGAGKRLLPLNGPTAPLELVSSKILGGAAAELHYRLQ, from the coding sequence ATGTCGATTTTCCAGTACTACGTAGCTTCAACCATTGATGGTTTCATCGCTTCACCCGACGACGACCTTGGCTGGCTTCTCCAGTTCGACCAAGCAGAGGGTGTCAATGAAAGCATCGAATCATTCATGGCAGGCGTTGGATGCATCGCCATGGGCGGCGATACCTATCGCTGGCTCATGGAGCACGAACCCGGCGCATGGCCGTATCCGGACACTCCGTGCTGGGTTTTCACCCACCATGAATACTCGGCACCGGCCGGATCGGATATCACCTTTGTCCGTGGCGATGTCCGCGAGTTCGCACCGGACCTCCTCAAGGACGCAGGAGACAAGAACGTGTGGCTGGTGGGCGGAGGCCACCTCGTAGCGCAGTTCGCCAATGCCGGACTGCTCCACGAGATGATCGTCACCATCATTCCTGTGGTGCTGGGCGCGGGCAAGCGGCTACTGCCGCTCAATGGCCCGACGGCGCCGCTTGAGTTGGTTTCTTCGAAGATCCTTGGAGGGGCCGCAGCTGAACTGCACTACCGGCTTCAGTGA
- the polA gene encoding DNA polymerase I gives MAFRAFYALPAENFSTARGQYTNAVHGFTSMLINLIKDQKPTHVAVAFDVSDDTTFRKAEYSEYKGGRNATPAEFAGQIGLIAKVMEAWGIRTIAMPGFEADDVLATLAAQGDAAGFEVLLVSGDRDAFQLINDNVFVLYPKQGVSNIPRMDAAAIEEKYFVKPGLYSDLAALVGETADNLPGVPGVGPKTAAKWINLYGGLEGILENLDSIGGKVGGALKENLENVKRNRRLNRLLTDLDLPLTLADLHEPRPDRQAIEDLFEELEFRTLRTRLFDLYGDDTAGEAPDTIDAPEYSVLTDAAELESFFAAGSGVRSALAVQLVPGRIGDDASALAVVRSNGAAYIELTGLDAAAESVLARWLQDPEEAKVLHEFKSALKALHNRGLGLEGVVDDTSISGYLIQPDRRSYDLAELAQVHLKISLATAAAQSGQLELDLSGDTDQAAAAALVQHAAVVHALSKHFETELAEIKADALLTTLELPVARVLAQMELTGIFVSTDRMDEQLADLTKVIENAQEQAFAAIGHEVNLGSPKQLQTVLFEELGLPKTKKIKSGYTTDAASLKGLLEKTGHEFLVQLMAHRESSKLAQMVETLKKSVADDARIHTTYAQNIAATGRISSNNPNLQNIPVRSEEGRRVRSIFVVSEGYECLLSADYSQIEMRIMAHLSGDQALIQAYKDGEDLHRFVGARIFNVEPAEVTSAMRSKVKAMSYGLAYGLTSFGLSKQLEISVDEARTLMKDYYDRFGAVRAYLDGVRDQARVDGYTATIEGRRRYLPDLTSTNRQAREAAERIALNSPIQGSAADIIKRAMLGVSAELASQGLKSRMLLQVHDELVLEVAPGEREAVEKLVIEQMGSAADLSVPLDVQIGIGSSWYEAGH, from the coding sequence ATGGCATTCAGGGCTTTCTACGCCCTGCCTGCAGAGAACTTCTCCACGGCCAGGGGCCAATACACCAACGCCGTGCACGGGTTCACCTCAATGCTGATCAACCTGATCAAGGACCAGAAGCCCACCCACGTTGCCGTTGCTTTTGACGTCTCGGATGACACGACGTTCCGCAAGGCGGAGTACAGCGAATACAAAGGCGGCCGGAACGCCACGCCTGCGGAATTCGCCGGCCAGATCGGCCTCATAGCCAAGGTCATGGAAGCCTGGGGCATCAGAACCATTGCCATGCCCGGATTTGAGGCCGATGATGTCCTGGCCACACTGGCAGCACAGGGTGACGCTGCAGGCTTCGAAGTCCTTCTTGTCTCCGGTGACCGGGACGCGTTCCAGCTGATCAACGACAACGTCTTTGTGCTGTATCCCAAGCAGGGTGTGAGCAACATTCCCAGGATGGACGCTGCTGCCATCGAGGAGAAGTACTTCGTCAAGCCCGGTTTGTATTCCGACCTCGCCGCCCTCGTGGGCGAAACTGCGGACAACCTTCCCGGCGTTCCAGGCGTTGGCCCCAAGACGGCTGCCAAGTGGATCAATCTCTACGGAGGCCTTGAAGGCATCCTGGAAAACCTTGACTCCATCGGCGGCAAGGTGGGCGGGGCCCTGAAGGAGAACCTTGAGAACGTCAAGCGCAACCGCAGGCTCAACCGCCTTCTGACCGACCTCGACCTTCCCCTGACCTTGGCTGACTTGCATGAGCCACGTCCGGATCGCCAGGCGATCGAGGATCTTTTCGAGGAACTCGAATTCCGGACGCTCCGCACGCGGTTGTTCGATCTCTACGGTGACGACACCGCCGGAGAGGCCCCGGACACCATCGATGCCCCGGAATACTCCGTCCTCACGGATGCCGCGGAACTTGAGTCCTTTTTCGCAGCCGGCTCCGGTGTGCGTTCGGCGCTGGCTGTGCAGCTTGTCCCCGGACGCATCGGGGATGACGCGAGTGCCCTGGCTGTTGTCAGGAGCAACGGAGCGGCGTACATCGAACTGACGGGCCTGGACGCTGCAGCTGAGTCGGTCTTGGCCCGGTGGCTCCAGGACCCCGAGGAAGCCAAGGTGCTGCACGAGTTCAAGTCGGCCCTGAAGGCTCTTCACAACCGTGGCCTCGGCCTGGAAGGCGTGGTAGATGACACCTCCATCTCCGGCTACCTGATCCAGCCGGACCGCCGCAGCTACGATCTCGCCGAACTCGCCCAAGTGCACTTGAAGATCTCACTTGCCACGGCCGCTGCACAGTCCGGGCAGCTGGAGCTCGATCTCTCGGGTGACACGGATCAGGCTGCCGCAGCAGCGCTCGTCCAGCATGCCGCCGTCGTGCATGCCCTCAGCAAGCACTTCGAAACGGAACTTGCCGAAATCAAGGCCGACGCCCTGTTGACGACGCTCGAACTTCCGGTGGCACGTGTGCTGGCGCAGATGGAACTCACCGGCATCTTTGTGTCTACGGACCGCATGGATGAGCAACTCGCGGACCTCACCAAGGTGATCGAGAATGCCCAGGAACAGGCTTTTGCTGCGATCGGGCACGAGGTAAACCTCGGTTCGCCCAAGCAGTTGCAGACAGTACTTTTCGAGGAACTGGGTCTGCCCAAGACCAAGAAGATCAAGTCGGGCTACACCACCGACGCCGCGTCCTTGAAGGGCCTGCTGGAGAAGACCGGACACGAATTCCTGGTCCAGCTCATGGCGCACCGTGAGTCGTCCAAACTGGCTCAGATGGTGGAAACACTCAAGAAGTCTGTTGCTGACGATGCGCGTATCCACACAACGTATGCGCAGAACATTGCAGCCACAGGCCGCATCTCATCTAACAACCCCAACCTGCAGAACATCCCGGTCCGCAGCGAGGAGGGTCGCAGGGTGCGCAGCATCTTCGTGGTCAGTGAAGGCTACGAGTGCTTGCTGTCTGCCGACTACTCCCAGATCGAAATGCGCATCATGGCGCACCTTTCAGGGGACCAGGCCCTCATTCAGGCCTACAAGGACGGGGAGGACCTTCACCGCTTCGTTGGCGCCCGGATCTTTAATGTTGAGCCGGCCGAAGTCACCAGTGCGATGCGATCCAAGGTCAAGGCGATGTCCTACGGTTTGGCGTATGGCCTGACATCCTTCGGACTTTCCAAGCAGTTGGAGATCTCCGTGGACGAGGCCCGGACGCTGATGAAGGACTACTATGACCGCTTCGGTGCCGTACGCGCTTACTTGGATGGCGTGAGGGATCAAGCACGGGTGGATGGTTACACAGCCACTATCGAAGGCCGTCGCCGCTACCTGCCGGACCTGACCAGTACTAACCGTCAAGCCCGCGAAGCAGCAGAGCGTATCGCCCTCAACTCGCCCATCCAGGGCTCGGCTGCGGACATCATCAAGCGGGCCATGCTGGGCGTCTCGGCAGAGCTCGCAAGCCAAGGGCTCAAGTCACGCATGCTGCTTCAGGTCCACGACGAACTTGTGCTCGAGGTTGCACCGGGAGAGCGCGAAGCCGTGGAGAAGCTGGTCATCGAACAGATGGGCTCCGCCGCAGACTTGTCCGTACCGCTCGATGTCCAGATTGGCATTGGTTCCAGCTGGTACGAGGCCGGGCACTAG
- a CDS encoding GNAT family N-acetyltransferase has product MADPNENKSGKYTVQRFPAVADPHHAGYSRCTIWVQAVSHGFHQQRRDDEYLAKTLAAYQTDQRELTGVYVNGSVPEHSLGAEVPVATYATMRKALNIGFGRQLESNLVTAVTVRGTHRRNGILRGMITADLEAAKDDGLAMAALTASEASIYGRFGFGVATFERSIKVDTGPRFQLRGLPEGTVEVADPSVLLDIAPKVFERVQRLSPGSVDRQEYYRLVASGSIGHDGKPDTSVRCALHYDQSGTLDGYVSYRFKGWDHKPYTMEIVDLVAASNAAYLDLWRFLGSIDLIDEVTWAEAPVDDPLSWALVDPRCIDASEIRDMLWLRILDTPAALRARKFAAAGKLVLEVRDSLDMAGGTWVLESDGGAAAVVTEASGEAPDLSLDVADLASIYLGAVSPVTLAAASRIHEHTPGAAYLAQQLFAVERSAHCLTHF; this is encoded by the coding sequence GTGGCCGATCCCAATGAAAACAAGTCCGGAAAGTACACCGTCCAACGATTCCCCGCTGTAGCTGACCCACATCACGCCGGCTACAGCCGCTGCACCATCTGGGTGCAGGCTGTCTCCCACGGATTCCACCAGCAGCGGCGCGATGATGAGTACCTCGCCAAAACCCTGGCGGCCTACCAAACAGATCAGCGCGAGCTGACGGGTGTGTATGTCAATGGCAGCGTCCCGGAGCACTCTCTTGGCGCCGAGGTTCCGGTGGCAACGTACGCGACCATGCGCAAGGCGTTGAACATCGGCTTTGGCCGCCAACTTGAATCCAATCTCGTCACCGCCGTGACAGTCCGCGGCACCCACCGGCGGAACGGCATACTGCGTGGCATGATCACCGCAGACTTGGAAGCCGCGAAGGATGACGGCCTCGCGATGGCAGCCCTTACGGCGTCCGAAGCCTCCATCTATGGCCGTTTTGGCTTTGGCGTGGCCACCTTCGAACGGAGCATCAAGGTTGATACCGGCCCGCGCTTCCAGCTCCGGGGCCTGCCGGAAGGCACCGTTGAAGTCGCTGATCCCTCGGTGTTGCTGGACATAGCCCCGAAGGTCTTCGAACGTGTCCAGCGGCTCTCGCCTGGTTCGGTTGACCGGCAGGAGTACTACCGGCTGGTTGCTTCCGGTTCGATCGGCCACGACGGCAAACCGGATACCTCCGTCCGATGCGCCCTCCACTATGATCAGTCCGGCACGCTGGATGGCTACGTTTCCTACCGCTTCAAGGGGTGGGACCACAAGCCGTACACCATGGAAATCGTGGATCTCGTAGCGGCAAGCAACGCGGCTTACCTGGACCTTTGGCGCTTCCTGGGCAGCATCGATCTCATCGATGAAGTGACGTGGGCCGAAGCGCCAGTGGACGATCCCCTGTCATGGGCACTGGTGGATCCCAGGTGCATCGACGCCTCTGAAATCCGCGACATGCTTTGGCTCCGGATCCTGGATACACCTGCCGCCCTGCGCGCCCGAAAGTTCGCTGCGGCAGGCAAGCTGGTGCTGGAAGTACGTGATTCCCTGGATATGGCGGGCGGCACCTGGGTTCTTGAGTCCGACGGCGGTGCTGCCGCCGTCGTGACTGAAGCCTCAGGCGAGGCACCCGACCTCAGCCTGGACGTCGCCGATCTTGCCTCCATCTACCTTGGCGCTGTGTCGCCCGTGACCTTGGCAGCGGCCAGTCGCATTCACGAACACACACCGGGAGCCGCCTACCTGGCGCAGCAGCTATTTGCCGTCGAAAGGTCCGCGCACTGCCTGACGCACTTCTAG
- a CDS encoding inorganic phosphate transporter — protein sequence MDITFMVALVIALALFFDFTNGFHDTANAMATPIATGAIKPKTAVALAAVLNLVGAFLSTEVAKTISGGLIREGSDGIHITPDIIFAGLMGAVLWNMITWLKGLPSSSSHALFGGLIGAAVVGIGFHSINFETVLQKVILPALFAPLIAGLVAYICTRLAYALTSRHDPETGDKLTQKRGGFRTGQIFTSSLVALAHGTNDAQKTMGIITLVLIAGGTQAPGSGPQFWVIAACAFAIAIGTYAGGWRIIRTMGSGLTEVKPAQGFSAETSTASAILASSHLGFALSTTQVASGSVIGSGLGRKGTSVRWGTAGKIALGWLFTLPASAIVGALTALLVSIGVVGVIIAAVVGTSAVLFMFVVSRKSHVGHHNAVEVEEAGHAVRFRKKKKTRKTTPSEDVQR from the coding sequence GTGGATATCACCTTCATGGTCGCGCTGGTAATAGCGTTGGCCCTATTCTTTGACTTCACCAACGGGTTTCACGACACTGCCAACGCGATGGCCACGCCCATCGCGACGGGGGCGATCAAGCCCAAGACAGCTGTAGCCCTGGCGGCCGTGCTCAACCTCGTCGGCGCATTCCTGTCCACGGAAGTGGCCAAGACCATCTCCGGTGGACTGATCCGGGAAGGGTCGGACGGCATCCACATCACGCCGGACATCATCTTCGCCGGCCTCATGGGGGCTGTTCTATGGAACATGATCACTTGGCTCAAGGGCCTGCCATCAAGTTCATCGCATGCCCTGTTTGGTGGCCTCATCGGCGCAGCAGTGGTGGGCATCGGCTTCCACTCCATCAACTTCGAGACGGTGCTGCAGAAGGTGATTCTTCCCGCCCTCTTCGCGCCGCTCATTGCAGGCCTCGTGGCGTACATCTGCACCCGCCTCGCCTACGCCCTGACCTCACGGCACGATCCCGAGACAGGCGACAAACTCACGCAGAAACGGGGCGGCTTCCGCACCGGACAGATTTTCACATCAAGCCTGGTGGCCCTCGCGCACGGAACGAACGACGCCCAGAAGACCATGGGCATCATCACCCTCGTGCTCATCGCAGGGGGGACACAGGCGCCGGGCAGCGGTCCGCAGTTCTGGGTTATCGCAGCTTGTGCTTTCGCCATCGCCATCGGTACGTATGCAGGTGGCTGGCGCATCATCCGCACCATGGGCTCAGGCCTCACTGAGGTCAAGCCGGCACAGGGTTTCTCCGCTGAAACCAGCACTGCCTCGGCCATCCTCGCCTCATCCCACCTGGGCTTCGCCCTTTCCACCACACAGGTCGCCTCCGGCTCAGTCATCGGCTCGGGCCTTGGCCGCAAGGGAACGTCTGTTCGCTGGGGCACGGCCGGCAAGATTGCCCTGGGTTGGCTGTTCACGCTGCCGGCCTCGGCCATCGTCGGTGCACTGACGGCCCTCCTTGTGAGCATCGGCGTCGTAGGCGTCATCATCGCCGCAGTGGTGGGCACTAGCGCGGTCCTGTTCATGTTCGTCGTGTCCCGCAAATCGCACGTCGGCCACCACAACGCCGTCGAAGTTGAAGAAGCCGGCCACGCCGTGCGGTTCCGCAAGAAGAAGAAAACCCGAAAGACCACCCCTAGCGAGGATGTGCAGCGATGA
- a CDS encoding PaaX family transcriptional regulator, whose translation MSAVLDDMDSRPGSTTSLLRTVIGLYLRDAGGWMSTKDIVTLMEALGTSGTVTRTALGRLRKKDVVLQESRDGVPGFTLTDGAATMLARGDRRIYNPRSMSETDPWCLISFSIPETEREKRHQLRRRLHWIGCGTVAAGLWICPDSLRLEVEEILADLELRAMATIFVTETPLVGGSLQDAASKWWDLDAVAELHRDFVREHGTGSGNGTGSGNSAEVPLHAGHSVEPSPEAFAAYVQCIDRWRIIPYLDPGLPPAFLPADWPGAEGTALFSRIVDAYAEPSGKFVRNTLQAPGD comes from the coding sequence ATGAGTGCCGTCCTTGATGACATGGACTCCCGCCCCGGGAGTACAACGTCGTTGCTTCGCACCGTCATCGGCCTGTACCTGCGCGATGCCGGTGGTTGGATGTCCACCAAGGACATAGTGACCCTCATGGAAGCCCTGGGCACATCCGGGACAGTTACCCGGACTGCCCTGGGCCGGCTTCGAAAGAAAGATGTGGTGCTGCAGGAATCCCGCGATGGCGTACCCGGGTTCACGCTGACCGATGGCGCCGCAACCATGCTGGCTCGCGGCGACCGCAGGATCTACAACCCGAGAAGTATGTCGGAAACAGATCCGTGGTGCCTTATTTCCTTCTCCATCCCGGAGACGGAACGCGAGAAACGGCATCAGTTACGGCGCAGGCTCCACTGGATCGGTTGCGGTACGGTGGCTGCCGGACTGTGGATCTGCCCCGATTCGCTGCGCCTGGAGGTGGAAGAAATTCTCGCAGATCTGGAGCTGCGGGCCATGGCCACCATCTTCGTCACGGAAACACCACTCGTGGGCGGCAGCCTTCAGGACGCCGCATCCAAGTGGTGGGACTTGGACGCAGTGGCTGAACTCCACAGGGACTTCGTCCGCGAGCACGGGACAGGCAGCGGAAACGGGACAGGCAGTGGGAACAGTGCCGAAGTTCCGCTGCACGCCGGCCACTCCGTGGAGCCATCACCTGAAGCTTTCGCTGCTTACGTGCAGTGCATCGACCGGTGGCGGATCATCCCGTACCTCGACCCCGGACTGCCGCCGGCATTCCTGCCTGCGGACTGGCCCGGGGCCGAAGGTACGGCCTTGTTCAGCCGGATAGTTGATGCTTACGCGGAACCGAGCGGAAAGTTTGTGCGCAACACGCTGCAGGCTCCTGGTGACTAG
- the kynA gene encoding tryptophan 2,3-dioxygenase — protein MEKPTVHSAQSVRDIEDTVRTDFRNAMSYGGYLDLDRLLSSQHPLSEPEHHDELLFIIQHQTSELWLKLVLHELLEARRLFDADNLGKALKCIARVKAIQRTMTEQWSVLGTLTPREYAQFRGFLGSSSGFQSYQYRGVEFLLGNKNRGMLRVFESEPEAHALLSTLLEEPTLYDAFLKVLARAGYDIPADILDRDTSEPWTFRQDLVPIFQQIYESDGTPWGLYEACEDLVDIEDNFQAWRFRHLRTVQRTIGFKVGTGGSSGVDFLKRALDLTFFPELYAVRTEIGN, from the coding sequence ATGGAAAAGCCCACAGTCCATTCCGCCCAAAGCGTCCGTGACATCGAAGACACCGTCCGCACCGATTTCCGGAATGCAATGTCTTACGGCGGGTATCTGGACCTTGACCGTCTGCTCAGCTCCCAGCACCCTCTCAGCGAACCCGAACACCACGATGAGTTGCTGTTCATCATTCAGCACCAGACCAGTGAGCTCTGGTTGAAGCTGGTCCTGCATGAATTGCTGGAGGCCCGGCGGCTTTTCGACGCCGACAACCTGGGCAAGGCACTCAAGTGCATCGCCCGCGTCAAGGCCATCCAACGAACCATGACCGAGCAATGGTCCGTACTCGGAACTCTTACCCCCCGCGAATACGCCCAGTTCCGCGGCTTCCTGGGGAGCTCGTCCGGCTTCCAGTCGTATCAATACCGCGGCGTGGAATTTCTGTTGGGCAACAAGAATCGCGGGATGCTGCGCGTCTTTGAAAGCGAACCCGAAGCACACGCGTTGCTCAGTACGCTCCTGGAGGAGCCCACGTTGTACGACGCGTTCCTGAAAGTCCTGGCTCGGGCCGGTTATGACATCCCTGCCGACATTCTGGACCGGGACACCAGCGAACCGTGGACTTTCCGTCAAGACCTCGTCCCCATATTCCAGCAGATCTACGAATCGGACGGTACCCCTTGGGGCCTTTACGAAGCCTGCGAGGACCTGGTGGATATTGAGGACAACTTCCAAGCCTGGCGGTTCCGCCACCTCCGGACAGTCCAGCGCACAATCGGCTTCAAGGTAGGCACCGGCGGTTCCTCGGGAGTGGACTTCCTGAAGCGGGCCTTGGACCTCACGTTCTTCCCCGAGCTGTACGCCGTCCGAACCGAGATCGGCAACTAA
- a CDS encoding HAD domain-containing protein, whose amino-acid sequence MNSSKSTVAPVSVYLDVDGVVNPFSPQGTTDWGSEWTFADAGILDVAFAPEAVAELNDLARHPHARFVWLTTWEGLAPEFLCPAIGLNGQDWPVLSSVGWDEGPEWWKLTALQKDLASACSERIIWLDDQLSQESDARSWAEYQQDRVLCISPDPRKGLSRRDLAAVKAYLG is encoded by the coding sequence ATGAATTCCAGCAAAAGCACCGTCGCGCCGGTGTCCGTTTATCTTGACGTCGACGGCGTGGTGAACCCCTTCAGTCCTCAGGGAACCACCGACTGGGGCAGCGAATGGACCTTTGCTGACGCCGGAATCCTCGATGTCGCCTTTGCTCCCGAGGCTGTGGCCGAACTCAATGACCTTGCCCGGCACCCCCATGCTCGATTTGTGTGGTTGACCACGTGGGAAGGGCTCGCGCCGGAGTTCCTTTGCCCCGCCATTGGCCTGAACGGACAGGACTGGCCGGTGCTTTCCAGCGTGGGCTGGGATGAAGGCCCTGAATGGTGGAAGTTGACAGCCCTTCAAAAGGATCTGGCCAGTGCCTGCAGCGAGCGGATCATTTGGCTTGACGACCAACTCAGCCAGGAGTCAGACGCCCGATCCTGGGCCGAATACCAGCAAGACCGTGTGCTTTGCATCTCACCGGATCCCCGCAAGGGTCTTTCCCGTCGCGACCTCGCGGCTGTCAAGGCTTATCTGGGGTGA
- a CDS encoding hotdog fold thioesterase has translation MMDNFTPNRFVDELNEAGVPEEFHDWLSAHGVGALVVKLGIRFTEMSAERIVATMPVEGNTQVAGILHGGAHVVLAETLGSFAASLHAGRGRHAVGIEVGATHHRSVASGTVTGTCTAIHLGGTLATHEIVITDDSGRRLSTARITNMIRDNRH, from the coding sequence ATGATGGACAATTTCACGCCGAACCGGTTTGTCGACGAGCTCAATGAAGCAGGTGTTCCGGAAGAGTTCCACGATTGGCTCTCAGCGCATGGCGTTGGTGCCCTCGTGGTGAAACTGGGTATCCGGTTCACGGAAATGAGCGCGGAGCGCATAGTGGCCACCATGCCGGTGGAAGGAAATACGCAGGTGGCGGGCATCCTCCATGGCGGCGCCCATGTTGTCCTCGCGGAGACCTTGGGATCGTTTGCTGCATCGCTCCATGCCGGTCGTGGCCGCCACGCCGTGGGTATAGAGGTGGGCGCCACACATCACCGTTCGGTGGCCAGCGGCACCGTGACCGGAACCTGCACAGCCATCCATCTGGGTGGAACCCTGGCAACTCACGAGATTGTTATCACCGATGACAGTGGTCGCCGGCTCTCTACTGCCAGGATCACCAACATGATCCGGGATAACCGTCACTGA